The proteins below are encoded in one region of Mycobacterium shinjukuense:
- a CDS encoding B-4DMT family transporter, with protein MKNWMLRGSVFAAAMVVVRLVQGALINAWQTQSGPISLVLLLLFVSGVVVWGAIDGRADAKANRDPDRREDLAMTWLLAGLASGLVGGALAWVISAFYPGIYTGGLLNEVTTFAAFTALVVFVFAISGVSVGRWVVDRQYEKEPVRHHGLAAQQERGDTDVFTAVRADESPTGEMAVPAPDAQAAAPTSVATVEREAPTEVIRTAESEEPTEVIRLDEDQTKKD; from the coding sequence ATGAAGAACTGGATGCTGCGCGGATCGGTGTTTGCTGCCGCGATGGTTGTGGTCCGCCTGGTTCAGGGGGCGTTGATCAACGCGTGGCAGACGCAATCGGGGCCGATCAGCCTGGTGCTTCTGCTGCTCTTTGTCTCCGGTGTGGTGGTGTGGGGGGCGATCGACGGCCGCGCCGACGCCAAAGCCAACCGGGATCCCGACCGTCGCGAGGACCTGGCGATGACCTGGTTGTTGGCCGGGTTGGCGAGCGGGTTGGTCGGCGGCGCGCTGGCCTGGGTGATCTCCGCGTTCTACCCGGGGATTTACACCGGTGGGCTGCTCAACGAGGTGACGACGTTCGCGGCCTTCACCGCCCTTGTCGTCTTCGTGTTCGCGATCAGTGGGGTCAGCGTCGGCCGCTGGGTCGTGGACCGGCAGTACGAGAAGGAGCCGGTGAGACACCACGGGCTTGCCGCCCAGCAGGAGCGCGGCGATACCGACGTGTTCACCGCGGTCCGCGCCGACGAGAGCCCCACCGGCGAGATGGCGGTGCCCGCGCCGGATGCGCAGGCCGCCGCGCCCACGTCGGTGGCCACGGTCGAGCGTGAGGCACCCACCGAGGTGATCCGCACGGCCGAGAGCGAGGAACCCACCGAGGTGATCCGCCTCGACGAAGACCAGACGAAAAAGGATTAG
- the aroQ gene encoding type II 3-dehydroquinate dehydratase, producing the protein MSQRTVNVINGPNLGRLGQREPAVYGGTTHAELADLIEREAALLGLKAVVRQSDSEAQLLEWIHLAADAGEPVILNAGGLTHTSVALRDACAELSAPLIEVHISNVFAREEFRRHSYLSPVATGVIVGLGIQGYLLALRYLASRA; encoded by the coding sequence ATGAGCCAGCGGACGGTCAACGTGATCAACGGCCCGAACCTGGGCCGGCTGGGCCAGCGGGAGCCCGCCGTCTACGGCGGCACCACCCACGCCGAGCTGGCGGACTTGATCGAGCGTGAGGCCGCCCTACTGGGGCTCAAAGCTGTTGTGCGGCAAAGTGATAGCGAAGCCCAGCTGCTGGAGTGGATTCACCTGGCCGCCGATGCGGGGGAGCCGGTGATTCTCAACGCGGGCGGTCTGACGCACACGTCGGTGGCGCTGCGCGATGCCTGCGCGGAACTGAGCGCCCCGCTGATCGAGGTGCATATCTCCAACGTGTTTGCCCGCGAGGAGTTCCGGCGCCACTCCTACCTCAGCCCGGTCGCAACCGGGGTGATCGTGGGACTGGGCATCCAGGGCTACCTGCTCGCCCTGCGGTACCTGGCAAGCCGGGCCTGA
- the aroB gene encoding 3-dehydroquinate synthase, with product MTDIAVPVTVQVAVDPSYPVVIGTGLLEQLDELLAGRHRVAILHQPVLAATAETIRNRLAGKGIDAHRIEIPDAEAGKDLPVVGFIWEVLGRIGIGRTDALVSLGGGAATDVAGFAAATWLRGVSIVHVPTTLLGMVDAAIGGKTGINTDAGKNLVGAFHQPLAVLADLAMLQTLPRDEMICGMAEVVKAGFIADPVILDLIEADPQAALDPSGDVLPELIRRAVTVKAEVVAADEKESELREILNYGHTLGHAIERRERYQWRHGAAVSVGLVFAAELARLAGRLDDATAARHRTILSSLGLPVSYDPDALPELLDIMAGDKKTRAGVLRFVVLDGLAKPGRMVGPDPGLLVTAYAGICAA from the coding sequence ATGACCGATATCGCCGTCCCGGTCACCGTGCAGGTGGCTGTCGATCCGTCGTACCCCGTAGTGATCGGCACCGGCCTGCTCGAGCAGCTAGACGAACTGCTTGCCGGCCGCCACCGCGTCGCTATCCTGCATCAACCCGTGCTGGCAGCGACCGCGGAGACGATCCGAAACCGCTTGGCCGGCAAGGGCATCGACGCGCACCGCATCGAAATCCCAGACGCCGAGGCCGGCAAGGACCTGCCGGTCGTCGGATTCATCTGGGAAGTGCTGGGCCGCATCGGAATTGGCCGCACAGACGCGTTGGTCAGCCTCGGTGGCGGGGCCGCCACCGACGTCGCCGGATTCGCGGCGGCCACCTGGCTGCGCGGCGTCTCGATCGTGCACGTGCCCACCACGCTGCTGGGCATGGTCGACGCGGCCATCGGCGGCAAGACCGGCATCAACACCGATGCCGGCAAGAACCTGGTGGGCGCGTTTCATCAGCCGCTGGCCGTGCTGGCCGACCTGGCGATGCTGCAAACCTTGCCGCGCGACGAAATGATTTGCGGCATGGCCGAAGTGGTCAAGGCCGGGTTCATCGCCGACCCGGTGATCCTGGACCTCATCGAAGCCGACCCGCAGGCCGCCCTTGACCCGTCAGGTGATGTGCTGCCGGAGCTGATCCGGCGCGCGGTCACCGTCAAGGCGGAGGTGGTGGCCGCCGACGAGAAGGAATCCGAGCTGCGCGAAATCCTCAACTATGGCCACACGTTGGGCCACGCGATCGAGCGCCGGGAGCGCTACCAGTGGCGGCATGGCGCCGCGGTTTCGGTGGGCCTGGTGTTCGCGGCCGAGCTCGCCCGACTGGCCGGGCGGCTCGACGATGCCACCGCGGCGCGCCACCGCACCATCCTGTCGTCGCTGGGCCTTCCGGTCAGCTACGACCCCGACGCCCTGCCGGAGCTGCTGGACATCATGGCCGGCGACAAGAAAACCCGGGCCGGTGTGCTGCGGTTCGTGGTGCTCGACGGACTGGCCAAGCCGGGCCGAATGGTGGGACCCGACCCAGGGCTGCTGGTGACCGCCTACGCCGGAATCTGTGCCGCATGA
- a CDS encoding shikimate kinase: MAPVAVLVGLPGSGKSTVGRRLSKALGVGLLDTDAAIEQRTGRSIADIFATDGEREFRRIEEDVVRAALADHDGVLSLGGGAVTSPGVRAALAGHTVIYLEISAAEGVRRTGGNTVRPLLAGPDRAEKYRALMSKRVPLYRRVATIRVDTNRRNPGAVVRYILSRLQARTDTQAAK, from the coding sequence ATGGCACCCGTCGCGGTACTCGTGGGACTGCCGGGATCCGGCAAGTCCACCGTCGGTCGGCGGCTGTCCAAGGCGCTCGGGGTCGGCCTGCTCGACACCGACGCGGCGATCGAACAGCGGACCGGACGCAGCATCGCCGACATCTTCGCCACCGACGGGGAAAGGGAGTTCCGACGCATCGAGGAGGACGTGGTGCGCGCGGCGTTAGCCGACCATGACGGCGTGCTGTCGCTTGGCGGCGGCGCGGTGACCAGCCCCGGGGTGCGCGCGGCGTTGGCCGGCCACACCGTCATCTACCTGGAGATCAGCGCCGCCGAGGGGGTGCGCCGCACCGGCGGCAACACCGTTCGCCCGCTGCTGGCCGGCCCCGACCGCGCCGAGAAGTACCGCGCTCTGATGTCCAAACGGGTTCCGCTGTACCGGCGCGTCGCGACCATCCGGGTCGACACCAACCGTCGCAATCCCGGGGCGGTGGTTCGCTACATCCTGTCGCGGCTGCAAGCCCGCACCGACACCCAGGCCGCCAAATGA
- the aroC gene encoding chorismate synthase: MLRWITAGESHGRALVAVVDGMVAGVTVTSADIADQLARRRLGYGRGARMAFERDAVTVLSGIRHGSTLGGPIAIEIGNTEWPKWETVMATDPVDPAELADVARNAPLTRPRPGHADYAGMLKYGFDDARPVLERASARETAARVAAGTIAKAFLRQALDVEVLSHVISIGASKPYDGPPPRADDLPAIDASPVRAFDKAAEAAMIAEIEAAKKDGDTLGGVVEAVALGLPVGLGSFTSGDNRLDSQLAAAVMGIQAIKGVEIGDGFQTARRRGSQAHDEMYPGPDGVVRSTNRAGGLEGGMTNGQPLRVRAAMKPISTVPRALATVDLATGDEAVAIHQRSDVCAVPAAGVVVEAMVALVLARAALEKFGGDSLAETRRNIQAYQRTVAEREAPAARASG; this comes from the coding sequence GTGTTGCGCTGGATCACCGCGGGGGAGTCGCACGGCCGTGCCTTGGTGGCCGTGGTCGACGGCATGGTCGCCGGCGTGACGGTCACCTCGGCCGACATCGCCGACCAGCTGGCCCGCCGCCGGCTGGGCTACGGCCGGGGCGCGCGGATGGCGTTCGAGCGTGACGCGGTGACCGTGCTGTCCGGGATACGCCACGGCAGCACCCTGGGCGGGCCCATCGCCATCGAGATCGGCAACACCGAATGGCCGAAGTGGGAAACCGTGATGGCCACCGACCCGGTCGACCCGGCCGAGCTGGCCGACGTCGCGCGCAACGCCCCGCTCACCCGGCCGCGGCCGGGCCACGCCGACTACGCCGGCATGCTCAAGTACGGCTTTGACGACGCGCGGCCGGTGCTGGAGCGGGCGAGCGCCCGGGAGACCGCCGCCCGGGTCGCGGCGGGAACCATCGCGAAGGCATTCCTGCGTCAGGCGCTCGATGTCGAGGTGCTCTCGCACGTCATTTCGATCGGCGCGTCGAAACCCTATGACGGTCCGCCGCCGCGGGCCGACGATCTGCCCGCCATCGACGCCAGCCCGGTGCGCGCGTTCGACAAGGCCGCCGAGGCGGCCATGATCGCCGAGATCGAAGCGGCCAAGAAGGACGGCGACACCCTCGGCGGTGTGGTGGAGGCGGTGGCGCTGGGCCTGCCGGTCGGGCTGGGATCGTTCACCAGCGGCGACAACCGGCTGGACAGCCAACTGGCCGCCGCCGTGATGGGCATTCAGGCGATCAAGGGGGTGGAGATCGGCGACGGATTCCAGACCGCGCGCCGCCGCGGCAGCCAGGCCCACGACGAGATGTATCCCGGACCCGACGGCGTCGTCCGCTCCACCAACCGTGCGGGTGGGCTCGAAGGCGGCATGACCAACGGCCAGCCGCTGCGGGTGCGCGCGGCGATGAAGCCGATCTCCACCGTGCCGCGGGCGCTGGCCACCGTCGACCTGGCGACCGGCGACGAGGCCGTCGCCATCCATCAACGCTCGGATGTGTGCGCGGTGCCGGCCGCCGGGGTCGTGGTCGAGGCCATGGTGGCGCTGGTGCTGGCCCGGGCGGCGCTGGAGAAATTCGGCGGGGATTCGCTGGCCGAAACCCGCCGGAACATCCAGGCCTACCAACGCACGGTCGCCGAACGCGAAGCACCGGCCGCGCGGGCCTCCGGTTAA